From Phaeocystidibacter marisrubri, the proteins below share one genomic window:
- a CDS encoding FAD-dependent oxidoreductase, which produces MNTKLPYIFAVDDDPQVSRAIHRDLRNRYKSDYKVLSSTSISESMEALQELKNSGVEIALFLSDQRMPEMLGVDFLAKARKFFPKARRVLLTAYSDTEAAIRSINEAEIDYYLLKPWDPPEERLYPILDDLLDDWQSARVERHQGLRVIGSNHHPKSHTIKDFLSSNLFPYSWMDIRSDAAIELLEINKLDPQGPHVFFEDGSYITNPEVQHIADKIGLHSSASSEIYDLAIIGAGPAGLAAGVYGGSEGLETLLIERHAPGGQAGTSSRIENYLGFPKGLSGQDLSRRAITQATRFGVEFLSPAEVEHIIPGTPLKTLKLANGNDIYARSIIITTGVSYRQLDTPGVVKLTGAGVYYGAATTEAATCADADVFVIGGGNSAGQGAVYLSRFAKKVHIVVRKNDLSSSMSSYLIDQINSIENIELIGSHQLVEAKGDQQLRSLIFENIHTGEQREYNAKALFIFIGAKPYTEWITAPILRDEKGFICTGVDLLNAPEFIQNWDLRRDPYPLETSIPGIFAAGDVRSGAMNRVASAVGEGAMAVSFVHRYLSEI; this is translated from the coding sequence ATGAACACCAAACTACCTTATATATTTGCCGTTGACGATGACCCACAGGTGAGTCGAGCTATTCATCGAGACTTGAGAAATCGGTATAAATCCGATTACAAAGTATTGAGTTCAACGTCCATTTCCGAATCGATGGAAGCCCTTCAGGAACTGAAGAACAGCGGTGTTGAAATTGCACTCTTCCTCAGTGACCAACGCATGCCTGAAATGTTGGGCGTCGATTTTCTCGCAAAAGCCAGAAAGTTCTTCCCAAAAGCAAGGAGAGTATTACTCACCGCCTATTCCGATACGGAAGCAGCCATTCGATCCATCAATGAAGCAGAGATCGATTACTACTTGCTAAAACCGTGGGACCCACCTGAAGAGCGACTGTATCCCATTTTAGATGACTTGCTCGACGACTGGCAATCGGCCCGGGTTGAACGTCACCAAGGTCTGCGGGTTATCGGGTCCAATCATCACCCTAAATCCCACACAATTAAAGACTTCTTGAGTTCCAACCTCTTTCCGTATTCGTGGATGGATATTCGAAGTGATGCGGCCATTGAATTGTTGGAAATCAACAAACTCGACCCACAAGGGCCACATGTATTCTTTGAGGATGGTAGTTACATCACCAATCCTGAAGTACAGCACATTGCCGACAAAATCGGTCTACATTCCAGTGCCTCGAGTGAGATTTACGACTTGGCCATTATTGGAGCTGGTCCAGCGGGTTTGGCCGCAGGTGTTTACGGTGGATCCGAAGGATTGGAAACCTTGTTAATTGAACGACATGCACCTGGTGGACAAGCCGGAACGAGCTCCAGAATAGAAAACTATCTCGGCTTTCCCAAGGGCCTTTCCGGTCAAGATTTGTCCAGAAGAGCCATCACTCAGGCCACGCGATTTGGGGTTGAATTCCTATCACCTGCTGAAGTTGAACACATCATTCCAGGTACTCCATTGAAAACGCTGAAATTGGCCAATGGAAATGACATTTACGCCAGATCCATCATTATAACTACCGGTGTTTCCTATCGTCAGTTGGATACCCCAGGCGTGGTGAAATTAACAGGTGCAGGAGTATACTACGGCGCAGCTACCACAGAGGCAGCCACTTGTGCGGATGCTGATGTCTTTGTAATTGGTGGAGGAAATTCAGCGGGGCAGGGAGCCGTATACCTCAGTCGATTTGCCAAGAAAGTCCACATTGTTGTCCGTAAAAACGACTTGAGCTCTAGCATGAGTAGCTATCTCATCGATCAAATTAACTCCATAGAAAACATCGAATTAATTGGATCTCATCAACTCGTGGAGGCAAAAGGAGACCAACAACTCCGCTCCCTTATTTTTGAGAATATTCATACAGGTGAACAAAGAGAATACAACGCGAAGGCACTATTCATTTTCATTGGAGCCAAACCTTACACCGAGTGGATTACAGCCCCCATACTGCGTGATGAGAAGGGATTCATCTGTACTGGAGTGGATTTACTCAATGCCCCAGAATTTATTCAGAATTGGGACTTAAGGCGCGATCCTTATCCCCTAGAAACCAGTATTCCTGGCATCTTTGCCGCTGGTGATGTGAGAAGTGGTGCCATGAATCGAGTCGCTTCTGCCGTTGGCGAAGGAGCCATGGCTGTAAGTTTTGTTCACCGATATTTAAGTGAAATATGA
- a CDS encoding bestrophin family protein: protein MIIYKTNKHWFKDIGHLAKSWTMIKVMRAVLMIGAFTTVVVLVHTYVHELNLRDVGGVFSLLGIVLSILLVFRTNSAYDRWWEGRKQWGALVNNCRNLALYCYVHLPSDDRPTKMRLARDIGNFCLAFVEHLREGTKTEDLKGLNDVEIARYQSVQHIPNEISKEIYATIHESYKDGRITGEDLLNIHQMHKALLDILGACERIKKTPIPFSYNVYLKVFITAYGLLLPFALLSTLGFWTIPAVMFVFFAFIGVEMMGEEIEDPFGLDCNDLPTGTIANTIRENVFNLMEVPHEHWEKHPEVLYEKVF, encoded by the coding sequence ATGATTATTTATAAAACCAACAAGCACTGGTTTAAAGACATAGGGCATCTAGCGAAGAGTTGGACCATGATCAAAGTGATGCGAGCCGTCTTGATGATTGGAGCATTCACCACTGTTGTAGTCCTCGTACATACCTATGTGCACGAACTCAATTTGCGCGATGTTGGCGGGGTGTTTTCCCTACTCGGGATTGTCCTTTCCATCCTCCTGGTATTCCGAACCAATTCAGCCTACGACCGATGGTGGGAAGGACGTAAACAATGGGGGGCTTTGGTGAACAATTGCAGAAACCTTGCCCTCTACTGTTATGTGCATCTTCCTTCAGATGATCGTCCGACGAAAATGCGCCTTGCCCGCGACATCGGGAATTTCTGTTTGGCCTTTGTTGAACACTTGCGAGAAGGAACCAAAACTGAGGATTTGAAAGGACTCAACGACGTTGAAATAGCTCGTTATCAATCTGTTCAACACATTCCCAACGAGATCTCAAAAGAGATTTATGCCACCATTCATGAATCGTATAAAGACGGTCGAATTACAGGAGAAGACCTCCTGAACATTCATCAAATGCACAAAGCCTTACTCGATATTCTCGGTGCATGTGAAAGAATCAAGAAAACGCCTATTCCTTTTAGCTACAACGTTTACCTTAAAGTATTCATCACCGCATACGGCTTGCTTCTCCCCTTTGCCCTACTCAGTACTTTGGGCTTTTGGACCATTCCCGCAGTGATGTTCGTCTTCTTTGCTTTTATCGGAGTAGAGATGATGGGTGAAGAGATTGAAGATCCCTTCGGATTGGATTGCAATGACCTTCCAACCGGAACCATCGCAAACACCATTCGAGAAAATGTGTTTAACTTGATGGAAGTACCTCATGAACATTGGGAAAAACATCCTGAAGTTCTATACGAGAAAGTTTTTTAA
- the egtB gene encoding ergothioneine biosynthesis protein EgtB, protein MSLRERYFSIRDRTLAICKPLSIEDHLMQPIMDVSPPKWHLAHTTWFFESFILNKYVEGYVVFDERFPFYFNSYYQSMGERQERDKRGLLTRPTTEKIYAYREYVDEHMSELLKTPSDVISGLVEIGLNHEQQHQELLLTDIKYSLYSQPFHPVYSAEPLIQDARALPSESKEWISIPEGTYQIGHDEDGFAFDNECKRHTVYLHKYSISSSPITNGEFIEFIESGGYSQFQHWHDEGWAWVNRENAQLPLYWEKQGDAYMHFTLRGLEPVDPNAILQHVNYYEAAAYAAWRGGRLPTEAEWEVASEHFSWGDVWEWTNSAYLPYPGYQKPEGAIGEYNGKFMINQMVLRGASIATSPNHSRHTYRNFFHPHLQWQFSGMRLVKDETQKL, encoded by the coding sequence ATGAGTTTACGCGAGCGCTATTTTTCTATTCGCGATAGGACACTTGCTATTTGCAAACCCCTAAGCATTGAAGACCACCTCATGCAACCCATAATGGATGTGAGTCCGCCTAAATGGCACCTGGCACACACCACCTGGTTCTTCGAAAGCTTCATCCTGAACAAGTATGTGGAAGGATATGTAGTGTTTGACGAGCGGTTCCCCTTCTATTTCAACAGCTACTACCAGAGCATGGGGGAACGACAAGAGCGGGACAAACGAGGTTTACTCACTCGCCCTACCACCGAAAAAATCTACGCATACCGCGAGTACGTAGATGAACATATGTCGGAGTTATTAAAAACACCTTCAGATGTCATCTCTGGACTTGTGGAAATCGGTCTTAATCACGAACAACAGCACCAAGAGTTGTTGTTAACCGATATCAAATACAGCCTCTATTCACAACCGTTTCACCCCGTGTATAGCGCAGAGCCACTCATCCAAGATGCTCGAGCTCTGCCCAGTGAATCGAAAGAGTGGATTTCCATCCCCGAAGGAACCTATCAGATTGGACATGACGAAGATGGATTTGCCTTTGACAATGAATGTAAGAGACACACCGTCTACCTTCACAAATACTCCATTTCTAGCTCACCCATCACTAATGGTGAATTCATCGAATTCATTGAATCGGGCGGTTATTCCCAGTTCCAACATTGGCACGATGAAGGTTGGGCATGGGTGAATAGAGAGAACGCACAACTACCTCTCTACTGGGAGAAGCAAGGCGATGCGTATATGCACTTCACCTTGCGCGGACTTGAGCCGGTAGATCCCAATGCTATACTCCAACACGTCAACTACTACGAAGCTGCGGCTTATGCAGCTTGGCGCGGAGGCCGACTACCTACCGAAGCGGAATGGGAAGTGGCAAGCGAACATTTCAGTTGGGGAGACGTTTGGGAATGGACCAATAGTGCTTATCTACCCTATCCCGGATATCAAAAACCAGAGGGCGCCATTGGAGAATACAACGGGAAGTTCATGATCAATCAAATGGTATTGAGAGGAGCTTCCATAGCAACATCACCTAATCACAGCCGACACACCTACAGAAACTTCTTTCACCCCCATCTTCAATGGCAATTTAGCGGGATGAGATTGGTGAAAGATGAAACGCAAAAATTATGA
- the egtD gene encoding L-histidine N(alpha)-methyltransferase has product MNKTTALNGFAKDIHQGLTSTPKTLPSKYFYDSDGDKLFQSIMSMPEYYLTDCEFEIFNHQASAILDAIAPHKRPFNLIELGAGDGSKTRVLLDHFQKAGVDFTYCPVDISPDILNELEEKLREELPNIQVELLAGDYFELLNNKIGKFEGRNVFLFLGSTIGNYSYKKSIEFLQKLRAGMRGEDQLLMGADLKKDPSIILSAYNDAHGITKEFNFNLLRRINRELDADFNEANWMHWPTYNPETGEARSYLVSRVKQTVHMKAIDEVYHFKAWEEVHTEISRKFGLDDLQQLANETGFEVVDHFFDCKHYFVDTLWKPTNHS; this is encoded by the coding sequence ATGAATAAGACCACAGCTCTGAACGGATTTGCGAAAGATATCCATCAGGGACTTACTTCTACTCCAAAGACACTTCCGTCTAAGTACTTCTATGATTCCGACGGCGATAAGCTGTTCCAGTCTATTATGTCCATGCCCGAATACTACTTAACGGATTGTGAATTTGAAATTTTCAACCATCAAGCGAGTGCAATTTTAGATGCCATTGCTCCCCACAAAAGGCCCTTCAATTTGATTGAACTTGGAGCGGGAGATGGCAGTAAAACCAGGGTGTTGCTCGACCACTTTCAGAAAGCTGGAGTAGATTTCACCTATTGTCCGGTAGACATCTCTCCAGACATCCTCAATGAACTCGAAGAGAAGCTAAGAGAAGAACTGCCCAACATCCAAGTTGAGTTACTTGCTGGCGATTATTTCGAACTCCTCAACAACAAAATTGGCAAGTTTGAAGGCAGAAATGTCTTCTTGTTTCTTGGAAGCACCATTGGAAATTACTCCTATAAAAAGTCCATAGAATTCCTTCAGAAGTTGCGAGCGGGAATGCGCGGAGAAGATCAACTTTTAATGGGGGCTGATTTAAAGAAAGATCCCTCAATTATTCTAAGTGCATATAATGACGCACACGGCATCACCAAAGAGTTTAACTTCAATCTACTCCGCAGAATTAATCGTGAACTAGACGCTGATTTCAACGAAGCGAACTGGATGCATTGGCCTACATACAATCCCGAAACAGGTGAAGCTCGAAGCTATCTGGTCTCCCGTGTGAAGCAAACCGTTCACATGAAGGCCATAGATGAAGTGTATCACTTTAAGGCTTGGGAAGAAGTACACACGGAAATTTCCAGAAAGTTCGGATTAGACGACTTACAACAACTGGCCAATGAGACCGGATTTGAAGTGGTCGATCATTTCTTTGACTGTAAACACTACTTTGTAGATACGCTCTGGAAGCCTACTAATCACTCCTAA
- a CDS encoding DUF427 domain-containing protein, translated as MKAIWKGTVLAESDDTIIIENNHYFPPNSIKSEHFKSSDTHSTCPWKGTASYYDVVVEGETNADAAWYYDSPKDAAKEIKDYVAFWKGVDVVE; from the coding sequence ATGAAAGCAATTTGGAAGGGTACGGTACTCGCTGAAAGCGATGATACCATCATCATTGAGAACAACCATTACTTCCCGCCTAATTCGATTAAGTCCGAACACTTCAAGTCGTCCGACACCCATTCTACTTGTCCGTGGAAAGGCACAGCCAGCTACTACGATGTAGTGGTTGAAGGTGAAACCAACGCCGATGCTGCGTGGTATTACGATTCACCTAAAGACGCCGCCAAAGAGATCAAGGACTATGTGGCCTTTTGGAAAGGCGTAGACGTTGTGGAATAA
- a CDS encoding epimerase, producing the protein MKWIIAGGSGYIGKAVSTYLSHLGFQVVILSRSNSEDYENVSYHKWSGADHQEIISVLEGADVVLNLAGESVDARYTPSVKERLYDSRLIPTQTLGKAMTHCVQPPRTWLQMSTATIYADSMGEPWDEYGDLGSGFSVDLAAKWERTFVDHLPAETRGVLLRTSIVLGRDGGAYPQFRTLARFGIRGFGSRNVKFSWIHEYDLKRVLVYLAKTEDCKGVYNLAAEPCTIREFLSNSASRQASYPLVNLPEWMIEIGAFFLRTESELLLKSRNVRSSRLADEKFEFRYPVYEAALKELEERPDKSGEMRTKYDWQL; encoded by the coding sequence ATGAAATGGATTATAGCCGGTGGATCGGGATACATAGGTAAAGCGGTGTCCACTTACTTATCGCACTTGGGCTTTCAAGTGGTTATTCTTTCACGTTCAAATAGCGAGGATTACGAGAACGTTTCCTACCACAAATGGTCAGGTGCAGATCACCAGGAGATTATCTCCGTGCTAGAGGGAGCAGATGTTGTGCTGAACCTTGCGGGTGAGTCGGTGGATGCTCGATATACCCCAAGTGTAAAGGAGCGCCTGTACGATTCGCGCCTTATTCCCACACAAACACTTGGAAAAGCGATGACGCATTGTGTTCAACCTCCTCGTACCTGGCTTCAGATGAGCACAGCTACTATTTACGCAGATTCCATGGGAGAGCCTTGGGATGAGTATGGCGACTTGGGCAGTGGGTTTTCTGTAGACCTCGCTGCCAAATGGGAACGAACCTTTGTCGATCACTTGCCAGCTGAAACAAGAGGCGTTCTCCTCCGAACATCCATAGTACTGGGAAGAGATGGAGGGGCTTATCCTCAATTTAGAACCTTGGCTCGCTTCGGCATTCGTGGATTTGGAAGCAGGAATGTGAAGTTTTCATGGATTCACGAATATGACTTGAAGCGTGTGCTTGTATATCTCGCTAAAACAGAAGACTGTAAAGGGGTGTACAATCTGGCAGCCGAACCTTGCACAATTCGTGAATTCTTGTCGAATTCTGCTTCTCGTCAAGCGTCGTATCCACTTGTCAATCTCCCCGAGTGGATGATTGAAATCGGTGCGTTCTTCCTTCGAACGGAATCTGAGTTATTGCTTAAGAGCAGAAATGTACGCTCCAGCCGACTCGCCGACGAAAAGTTTGAGTTCCGGTACCCCGTGTATGAAGCGGCGTTGAAGGAACTGGAAGAACGTCCAGATAAATCAGGAGAGATGCGAACCAAGTACGATTGGCAATTGTAG
- a CDS encoding GbsR/MarR family transcriptional regulator, with translation MEFQQAKERFIQTWGTLGSQWGINRTMAQVHALLLISPSPLSTDEVMEELGISRGNANMNLRGLVDWGLVYRDILKGDRKDYFRAEKDLWIVAKRIADERKRRELDTVKDQLMLLKGVEGDTPEVTEFKKVITDIDKVTSEAVQVLGMLTSAADNFLVKAIRKLRV, from the coding sequence ATGGAATTTCAGCAAGCCAAAGAAAGATTTATTCAGACCTGGGGAACTTTAGGGTCGCAGTGGGGCATTAACCGCACTATGGCGCAAGTTCATGCGCTTTTGTTGATCAGTCCAAGTCCGCTCTCTACCGATGAGGTAATGGAAGAGCTAGGAATTTCAAGAGGGAATGCCAATATGAACCTTCGGGGATTGGTGGACTGGGGCCTCGTGTACAGAGATATCTTGAAAGGAGATAGAAAGGACTATTTCCGAGCAGAGAAAGATTTGTGGATTGTGGCGAAGCGCATCGCCGATGAACGCAAACGAAGAGAATTGGATACGGTGAAAGACCAGTTGATGTTGCTGAAAGGAGTGGAAGGTGATACGCCAGAAGTGACGGAGTTTAAAAAGGTCATTACGGATATCGACAAAGTGACGAGTGAAGCGGTTCAAGTTCTGGGAATGCTAACCTCCGCAGCCGATAATTTCCTAGTCAAGGCCATTCGCAAGTTGAGAGTTTAA
- a CDS encoding DUF58 domain-containing protein, with protein sequence MAEHVDLHSIRDFERLDFLARQVVEGFITGLHQSPYHGFSVEFAEHRLYNTGESTRHIDWKLFARTDKMFVKRYEEETNLRCQIVLDTSGSMFFPEEGAMGFKDPNKMAFSVYGAAALMNLLRRQRDAVGLTTINDEIEIHTQAKTNRAHHHMLLTQLAGVLRGGNEKKSTALAPQLHLLAERLHRRSLVIIFSDFLERASSEGDELMEALQHLRYNKHEVILLHVEDGVLEREFSFGNKPYKFVDLETGEEVKLHPESIRETYVEKRSALIQEIKTQCGLFKIDWVEANIREGYNAVLLPYLLKRRKLY encoded by the coding sequence ATGGCTGAACATGTAGACTTACATAGTATACGCGACTTTGAACGACTCGACTTCTTGGCTCGACAAGTGGTGGAGGGGTTTATCACAGGACTTCATCAGAGTCCCTATCATGGTTTCTCTGTTGAATTTGCCGAGCATCGCCTTTACAATACCGGCGAATCTACCCGTCACATCGATTGGAAACTCTTTGCACGAACGGATAAAATGTTCGTGAAGCGCTACGAGGAAGAAACCAATTTGCGTTGTCAGATTGTACTGGATACTTCCGGATCTATGTTCTTTCCAGAAGAGGGCGCAATGGGGTTCAAAGATCCCAACAAGATGGCCTTTTCGGTATACGGTGCTGCCGCACTGATGAATTTATTAAGACGGCAGAGAGATGCCGTTGGTCTCACCACCATAAATGACGAGATAGAGATTCATACACAAGCCAAGACCAATAGAGCGCATCACCACATGCTGCTCACACAATTGGCGGGAGTGCTGCGAGGTGGAAACGAGAAGAAGAGTACAGCATTGGCACCGCAGCTCCATTTATTGGCAGAGCGACTTCATCGAAGATCGTTAGTGATTATCTTCTCTGACTTTTTAGAGCGCGCAAGCAGTGAAGGCGACGAGCTAATGGAAGCCCTACAACATTTGAGATACAACAAGCACGAAGTGATACTACTTCACGTAGAAGACGGCGTGTTAGAACGTGAATTTAGCTTCGGAAACAAGCCGTACAAGTTCGTCGATTTGGAAACAGGGGAGGAAGTCAAGCTACATCCTGAGTCCATTCGAGAAACCTATGTGGAAAAGCGAAGTGCCCTTATACAGGAAATAAAGACCCAATGTGGGCTCTTTAAAATCGATTGGGTAGAGGCAAATATTCGAGAAGGATACAATGCGGTTTTGCTTCCTTACTTATTGAAGCGCAGAAAGTTGTATTGA
- a CDS encoding ABC transporter permease, with product MRWEWFVAKRLVRSEKAGKAVTGPVITVSITAIALGMVLMILAVATGIGLQERIKDKIIGFSGHIQIQPYDANLSYEDKPINTHIEFYPDITELSGFTHIQRTAQKAGILVADDDFEGVALKGVGPEYNWDFFRDALEEGVIPSYRDFHESDSILISRSTANRLKIQTGDEVEVYFIREAPKPPLTRYLIVSGIYNTGLEEFDRLYVISDLDLIRGLNDWKDDEAGRFEVFIDDFDQLDERTAQLHQSIPFNMDATSVRRENSQMFQWLALFDINIYLIIGIMLVVASINMISALLILILERVRTIGILKSIGGNDRDIRRIFLFQSMYLILRGLFLGNVIGIGICLAQQYWGFVELDPATYYVNVAPVLLDWGYILLLNLGTFVVCLLAMLAPSYMVMRIRPAKALRFD from the coding sequence ATGCGCTGGGAGTGGTTTGTTGCCAAAAGATTGGTTCGTTCAGAAAAAGCCGGTAAAGCTGTTACTGGGCCGGTGATCACGGTATCCATAACGGCAATTGCCTTGGGAATGGTATTGATGATTTTGGCCGTTGCAACGGGTATCGGTCTTCAAGAACGAATCAAAGATAAAATTATAGGCTTCTCTGGACATATTCAGATACAACCCTATGATGCGAATTTATCTTACGAAGACAAGCCCATCAACACTCACATCGAATTTTATCCCGATATCACGGAATTATCTGGATTTACTCATATTCAACGAACCGCCCAGAAAGCGGGAATTTTAGTAGCTGATGATGATTTTGAGGGGGTAGCTCTGAAAGGAGTAGGGCCTGAATACAACTGGGATTTCTTTCGGGATGCTCTTGAAGAGGGCGTCATTCCGTCTTATCGCGACTTCCACGAAAGTGATTCTATTTTGATTTCAAGATCTACAGCGAATCGTCTAAAAATTCAAACTGGAGACGAGGTTGAAGTTTACTTCATTCGCGAAGCTCCTAAACCTCCACTTACTCGATATCTTATTGTCTCAGGTATTTACAATACTGGGTTGGAAGAATTCGATCGACTCTATGTTATTTCAGATCTGGATTTAATTCGGGGTTTGAATGATTGGAAAGACGATGAAGCGGGAAGGTTTGAAGTTTTTATAGATGACTTCGACCAACTGGATGAACGAACGGCACAGCTGCATCAAAGCATTCCATTCAATATGGATGCAACCTCGGTAAGGCGTGAAAATTCACAGATGTTCCAGTGGTTGGCATTGTTCGATATCAACATATACTTGATTATCGGAATTATGCTCGTGGTGGCCAGCATCAATATGATTAGTGCTTTACTCATTCTCATTCTAGAGCGAGTTCGCACCATTGGAATTCTCAAATCGATTGGTGGAAACGATAGAGACATCCGCAGAATTTTCTTGTTTCAGAGCATGTACTTGATTTTACGCGGACTCTTTTTGGGAAATGTGATAGGCATCGGCATCTGCCTAGCTCAACAATATTGGGGGTTTGTAGAACTTGATCCGGCGACATACTACGTCAATGTAGCTCCTGTACTCTTGGATTGGGGATACATACTTCTGTTGAATTTAGGAACGTTTGTCGTTTGCCTTTTAGCCATGTTGGCACCGAGTTACATGGTAATGAGAATTCGTCCGGCCAAGGCCCTTCGGTTTGATTAA
- a CDS encoding exo-beta-N-acetylmuramidase NamZ family protein, producing the protein MRTLATIVFTTIFCFLGFAQQEPTPAADIPGAWLGQVRNKTVAVVANPTSMSKDMHLVDRLVANGVTVKRVFAPEHGFRGDHAAGEHVSSDVDSKTGIPIVSLYGNHKKPTLEEVVDVDLVIFDIQDVGVRFYTYISTMTYVMEACAEAGVTFLVLDRPNPNGNFVDGPVLKSEFSSFVGLHPVPIAHGMTVGEYAKMVKGEGWIENAEKLSLLVSPCLFYEHDDTYSLPITPSPNLPNDASIALYPSLCLFEGTPVSIGRGTDEPFQWIGAPWFPDQSESFTPKSVPAAPHPKFENEVCYGVNVQSFGSNYLRSHGGIYLFWLIEAYNNYDQSEGPFFTPFFSKLAGTDELQKQIEAGMTEEQIRASWQPDLDAFRAIRSKYLLYN; encoded by the coding sequence ATGCGAACCCTAGCTACCATCGTTTTTACTACGATCTTCTGTTTTCTTGGATTTGCACAGCAAGAACCTACACCGGCGGCCGACATCCCCGGGGCTTGGTTGGGACAAGTGCGGAATAAAACGGTAGCGGTTGTTGCTAACCCTACTTCTATGTCTAAGGACATGCATTTGGTAGACCGATTGGTGGCTAATGGCGTTACCGTAAAACGCGTCTTTGCGCCAGAGCACGGGTTTCGTGGCGATCATGCTGCGGGTGAACACGTGAGTAGTGATGTGGATAGCAAAACAGGGATTCCCATCGTAAGTCTATATGGAAATCACAAGAAACCTACTCTGGAAGAGGTGGTAGATGTAGACCTTGTCATTTTTGACATTCAAGATGTGGGCGTTCGTTTCTATACCTACATTTCTACCATGACTTACGTGATGGAAGCCTGTGCCGAAGCAGGGGTCACCTTTTTGGTTCTCGACCGCCCCAATCCCAATGGAAACTTCGTTGACGGCCCTGTGCTAAAAAGTGAATTTTCCAGTTTTGTAGGTCTACACCCTGTTCCCATTGCTCATGGAATGACTGTTGGCGAGTACGCTAAAATGGTGAAAGGAGAAGGCTGGATTGAAAATGCGGAGAAGCTTTCCCTGCTCGTTTCCCCTTGTTTGTTTTACGAGCACGACGACACCTATTCTCTACCCATTACCCCTTCTCCAAACTTGCCAAACGATGCAAGCATTGCACTTTACCCAAGCCTCTGTTTGTTTGAAGGGACACCCGTAAGCATTGGAAGAGGAACCGACGAGCCATTCCAATGGATTGGAGCACCTTGGTTTCCTGATCAAAGTGAATCATTCACCCCTAAATCTGTTCCTGCGGCACCTCATCCCAAATTTGAGAATGAAGTCTGCTACGGTGTGAACGTACAATCTTTCGGTTCCAATTACCTGCGCAGTCATGGTGGCATCTATCTTTTTTGGTTGATTGAAGCCTATAACAACTACGATCAAAGTGAAGGGCCCTTCTTTACGCCATTCTTCAGTAAATTAGCAGGAACGGATGAACTCCAAAAGCAAATTGAAGCGGGAATGACAGAAGAACAAATACGCGCCTCTTGGCAACCTGATCTCGATGCCTTCAGAGCGATTCGTTCCAAGTATCTTTTATACAATTAA